CATGGCGGCAAAGATAGTTATTTGACATTAAGTTTGGGATGTGCGGTTATGAACCACGAAATAAAGAAAGTTGCTTAATAAGGAGACTCCTAAGGAGTCAAAAGGTTTTTTACGTTAGGCTATAAACAGGGTGCTCCTATGGAGCTTTTACTTTGCTATGGGAACTTCTTGCTCCATAGGAGCACCCTGTTTATAGAGAATTAATTACAAAAGTTTTGACTCTGTAGGAGTCTCCTGACGCAGTTGAAATAAAACGCACCTTCAATAAACGCAAACGTCCCTGGGGTTAATCCCAGGGACGTTTGTAAAGTTTTACTAATACCAATTACACCTCCAATACCGGCGCATCCTTTATTTTTTCCAAAACAGATGCCGGTAAATAAGGTCTGCCGCCGGTGGCAGGTACGCAGGTGCCGGTAAATACGGCCTTGGTCATCACCTTGTTATTGAGGATGATGGATTGTTTAAAATGCAATTTTGGCGCTCCGCCTTTATCGGCAAAAAGCTCGCAGGTAACGCTGAAGTTATCGCCTTTTTTCAGCGACCGTAAAAAGCTGATGCTATAGTTTGACAGTACCATATACACACCATTTTTGGCTTCGATCTCAAAATCGAAACCCAGCACCTCGCGGATGTAATCATGCCTGCAGTACTCCATATAAAAGGGGTAATACAAGCCATCCATAATTTCCTGAACATCGATGTGTTCTTCTTTGGCAACGTAATTTTTAGAATATTCCATAAGTATGTATTTTAATAGGGTAATGCGGCAAATATATAAACTAAAAAATCCCGGCTATATTACAGCCAGGACTTTTATTACAGGTATTTTATAAAACTTATTTGGCTAATGCGTTTTTCAGTTCGGTACCGGCTTGCAGCATAGCGGCTTT
This region of Mucilaginibacter inviolabilis genomic DNA includes:
- a CDS encoding acyl-CoA thioesterase, giving the protein MEYSKNYVAKEEHIDVQEIMDGLYYPFYMEYCRHDYIREVLGFDFEIEAKNGVYMVLSNYSISFLRSLKKGDNFSVTCELFADKGGAPKLHFKQSIILNNKVMTKAVFTGTCVPATGGRPYLPASVLEKIKDAPVLEV